The following coding sequences are from one Apodemus sylvaticus chromosome X, mApoSyl1.1, whole genome shotgun sequence window:
- the LOC127675516 gene encoding ferritin heavy chain-like has protein sequence MGFLRRPRRHQRQRCPPRFFRARAAYPLVFMPPPVVFIPSQVRQNYHIDCEVAINSQVRMQLSASYNYLSMACYCDRDDVALENFATFFLNKSHECTTNAEMFLALQNQRGGRIFLRTIYKPDRDDWMGGFRAMEHAFQLELNLNQSLVALHQLATNRGDAQLCGFLQKHFLPKQVEILKEMSGYLISMRQMGSPELGIAEYLFGKLTLNDVNKKK, from the coding sequence ATGGGTTTTCTGCGAAGGCCTCGTCGTCACCAACGCCAGCGCTGCCCACCTCGCTTCTTCAGAGCCAGGGCTGCCTATCCATTGGTGTTTATGCCACCACCTGTGGTCTTTATACCTTCTCAAGTGCGACAGAACTACCACATTGATTGTGAGGTTGCTATCAACAGCCAAGTCCGGATGCAGCTCTCCGCCTCCTACAACTACCTGTCCATGGCCTGCTACTGTGATCGTGACGATGTGGCCCTGGAGAACTTTGCAACTTTCTTCCTGAACAAGTCGCACGAGTGTACTACAAATGCTGAGATGTTTCTGGCTTTGCAAAACCAGCGTGGAGGTCGCATCTTTCTCCGCACAATCTACAAGCCAGACCGTGATGATTGGATGGGTGGCTTCCGGGCCATGGAGCATGCCTTCCAGCTGGAGCTGAACCTCAACCAAAGCCTTGTGGCCCTGCACCAGCTAGCCACCAACAGAGGTGATGCCCAGCTGTGTGGCTTCCTGCAGAAGCACTTTCTGCCCAAGCAAGTTGAAATCCTCAAGGAGATGAGCGGCTACCTGATCAGCATGCGCCAGATGGGATCTCCAGAATTAGGCATTGCTGAGTATCTCTTCGGAAAGCTTACCCTGAATGATGTCAACAAGAAGAAATGA
- the LOC127675199 gene encoding uncharacterized protein LOC127675199, with translation MGDHRLPGSQARRTLKPTSHDTTAKSTWKDSSKCFSKHKKEQVRLRTSVDNQHRLYGKERSDDFRKAGTSSEGMTPRSTEGSFFPTISRRICSPITNKNQQKSADDSGLLYPLLTAQPTRRSFWDDIGTRQNQQLLAPWPRGEDNSADILIKMLETPKPNRMLENKWPYWEDHREATKQPTTSAKHSQGKYNLEHHKLPWSCESTWLHDGKHRGQDMLSSIYYKYIYKGGKDEWAEKYRGPMHHIDTGYENQSCYEESPVRRTNMCNCDIKYAKKPSKGKDTPLSKEESSFVIKLQTPPDLYRANKHTRYESAFLRTSQLKTLGIEETIPNELELQGENAGKPKTPEQPYDPSDWKYYISKDDTTPSTLEQMFMKKGWGYECSSPESKMFRDYYWIVDSEDDDDDDDEEEEGEEEEEEKLRKQQTENK, from the coding sequence ATGGGAGACCACAGGCTGCCAGGGAGCCAGGCCCGTCGGACACTAAAGCCAACATCTCATGACACTACTGCCAAGTCTACATGGAAAGACTCTTCCAAGTGTTTTTCAAAGCACAAGAAAGAGCAGGTGAGGTTGCGCACCTCCGTGGATAACCAGCACCGACTCTATGGCAAGGAACGGTCAGATGACTTCAGGAAAGCCGGGACATCGAGTGAAGGGATGACCCCACGCAGCACAGAAGGCAGCTTTTTCCCAACAATTTCTCGCAGAATATGTAGTCCCATCACCAACAAGAATCAGCAGAAGTCAGCTGATGATTCAGGACTCTTATACCCGCTTTTGACAGCACAGCCGACACGTAGATCCTTCTGGGACGACATAGGTACCCGCCAGAACCAACAGTTGCTTGCTCCATGGCCCAGGGGAGAAGATAATTCTGCAGATATATTGATCAAAATGCTGGAAACACCGAAACCTAACAGGATGCTGGAAAATAAGTGGCCGTATTGGGAAGATCACAGGGAAGCAACCAAGCAGCCCACCACCTCTGCCAAACATTCTCAAGGAAAATACAATCTGGAACATCACAAGCTTCCCTGGTCATGTGAAAGCACTTGGCTCCATGATGGTAAACACAGAGGACAGGATATGCTTAGCtctatttattataaatacatatacaaaggAGGGAAGGACGAATGGGCTGAAAAGTATAGAGGTCCCATGCATCATATTGACACCGGATATGAAAACCAATCATGCTATGAAGAGTCACCTGTCAGGAGGACCAATATGTGTAATTGTGACATCAAGTATGCTAAGAAACCGAGCAAAGGGAAGGACACGCCGTTATCTAAAGAGGAATCCAGCTTTGTTATAAAACTTCAAACCCCACCAGATCTTTACAGAGCCAACAAACACACGAGGTATGAATCAGCATTCCTTAGAACCAGCCAGTTGAAAACGCTAGGAATCGAAGAAACTATTCCCAATGAACTTGAACTTCAAGGAGAAAATGCTGGCAAACCAAAGACCCCTGAGCAGCCCTATGATCCATCTGACTGGAAGTATTATATAAGCAAGGATGATACTACACCAAGCACCCTTGAGCAGATGTTTATGAAGAAAGGCTGGGGTTATGAATGTTCTTCTCCAGAATCAAAAATGTTTAGAGATTATTATTGGATTGTGGATTCAGAagatgatgacgacgatgatgatgaagaagaagaaggggaggaggaggaggaagagaaactaAGGAAACAGCAGACAGAAAATAAGTAG